One Verrucomicrobiia bacterium DNA window includes the following coding sequences:
- a CDS encoding NADH-quinone oxidoreductase subunit A has protein sequence MEPPSAFPFHVVVTFTAMAIAMGVVPLVLAWWWARVFSPAKGGPVKTANYECGLESAGNPGSHQSVDYYLYAIVFLVFDVESVFLIPFAAAYSGLPLGAVVAMAVFLLLLAEGLVWAWLKGILSWH, from the coding sequence ATGGAACCGCCATCCGCGTTTCCGTTTCATGTCGTGGTGACCTTCACCGCGATGGCGATCGCCATGGGGGTGGTGCCGCTGGTTCTGGCGTGGTGGTGGGCGCGGGTCTTTTCGCCAGCCAAGGGCGGGCCGGTGAAGACGGCCAATTACGAGTGCGGTCTGGAATCGGCGGGGAATCCGGGAAGCCACCAGAGCGTGGATTACTATCTCTACGCCATCGTTTTTCTGGTTTTCGACGTGGAGAGCGTCTTCCTGATCCCCTTTGCGGCGGCGTACAGCGGCTTGCCCCTGGGGGCGGTGGTGGCGATGGCGGTGTTTCTGCTTTTGCTGGCCGAAGGCTTGGTCTGGGCGTGGCTCAAGGGCATTCTGAGCTGGCATTGA
- a CDS encoding TolC family protein yields the protein MQGCVRPLTDACRSAWRGGWAAAVILAMMGWIGGHVCGAEPGTENGMALPWPDRPLTLLDCLNLAEAGNGTVAAARKELEAAEGIVIQTRAVIFPTVRLGGEFSAVDESALEVAETPFGRFNFGQTETWEVGVRLVQSIYEGGRLAAAVRSARHTREAAIQRFQTVVLDTLLEVRVAYYDALLAQEQIVVQEASVTLLERELLDNQRRFDAGSVPRFNVLRAEVELASARPRLIRARNAWRNARTHLAHLLGHRVPDDITGDVPLRLADRLEAPPFEVDLGQALALAQSRRTELKALRATEELRRQGVVVARSGHRPSLQAFAGYGVRRSQFGERLDSERHGWNVGVQAQWNLFDGRLTRGRVIEAAARLDQAGIDLENADRQISVEVRTAHANFSEAGEVLASQERVVEQATEALRLATARAEAGSGTQLDVLSAQTALTEARTTQNLGRRDYLVAWARLLRAAGLDHELERRDLR from the coding sequence ATGCAGGGCTGCGTCCGTCCCCTCACCGATGCCTGCCGCTCCGCATGGCGGGGAGGTTGGGCGGCTGCAGTCATCCTGGCGATGATGGGCTGGATCGGGGGCCACGTGTGCGGGGCCGAACCGGGGACGGAGAATGGCATGGCTCTGCCCTGGCCGGATCGACCTCTCACGCTGTTGGACTGCCTCAATCTGGCGGAGGCGGGAAACGGGACCGTGGCGGCGGCGAGGAAGGAGCTCGAGGCTGCCGAGGGGATTGTCATTCAGACGCGGGCGGTGATCTTTCCCACCGTGCGGCTCGGCGGGGAGTTCTCGGCCGTGGACGAGTCGGCATTGGAGGTGGCCGAGACCCCGTTCGGGCGCTTCAATTTCGGGCAGACCGAGACCTGGGAGGTCGGGGTGCGGCTGGTGCAGTCGATCTACGAGGGGGGGCGCCTGGCGGCCGCCGTGCGTTCGGCCCGGCACACGCGCGAGGCCGCCATCCAGAGGTTTCAGACCGTCGTCCTCGACACCCTCCTCGAAGTGCGGGTGGCCTACTACGACGCGCTGCTGGCCCAGGAACAGATCGTTGTCCAGGAGGCCTCGGTGACCCTTCTCGAACGGGAGTTGCTGGACAACCAGCGCCGCTTCGATGCCGGAAGCGTGCCCCGTTTCAATGTACTGCGCGCGGAGGTGGAACTGGCCAGCGCCCGGCCCCGGCTGATTCGCGCCCGCAACGCCTGGCGCAATGCCCGGACCCATCTGGCCCATCTGCTCGGCCACCGGGTGCCCGATGACATCACCGGAGACGTGCCGCTGCGGCTCGCCGACCGCCTCGAGGCGCCGCCGTTCGAGGTGGACCTGGGTCAGGCCCTGGCCCTGGCGCAATCGCGTCGGACTGAACTCAAGGCCTTGCGCGCGACGGAGGAACTCCGGCGGCAGGGCGTGGTGGTGGCGCGCTCGGGACATCGGCCAAGCCTGCAGGCCTTCGCCGGCTATGGAGTGCGACGCTCGCAGTTTGGCGAGCGGCTGGATTCGGAACGGCACGGATGGAACGTCGGCGTGCAGGCCCAGTGGAACCTTTTCGATGGCCGTCTGACGCGGGGGCGCGTCATCGAAGCTGCCGCCCGCCTGGACCAGGCCGGGATCGACCTGGAGAACGCCGACCGGCAGATCTCGGTCGAAGTGCGCACCGCCCACGCGAATTTCAGCGAGGCCGGGGAGGTGCTCGCGTCGCAGGAGCGGGTCGTCGAGCAGGCCACCGAGGCACTCCGCCTGGCCACCGCCCGCGCCGAGGCCGGCAGCGGCACCCAGCTTGATGTCCTCAGCGCCCAGACCGCACTCACCGAGGCCCGAACGACGCAGAACCTCGGCCGCCGCGATTATCTGGTTGCCTGGGCCCGGCTGCTCCGGGCGGCCGGTCTTGACCACGAGCTGGAGCGGCGCGATCTGCGGTGA
- a CDS encoding PEP-CTERM sorting domain-containing protein (PEP-CTERM proteins occur, often in large numbers, in the proteomes of bacteria that also encode an exosortase, a predicted intramembrane cysteine proteinase. The presence of a PEP-CTERM domain at a protein's C-terminus predicts cleavage within the sorting domain, followed by covalent anchoring to some some component of the (usually Gram-negative) cell surface. Many PEP-CTERM proteins exhibit an unusual sequence composition that includes large numbers of potential glycosylation sites. Expression of one such protein has been shown restore the ability of a bacterium to form floc, a type of biofilm.) gives MKNTAIIVATLLAGAAAYGQGTVNFANRSVGVFEAPVTYNGERIAGTAAWAQYYAGPAGGALTAIGAPVNFRSGANAGFTLAVPDTVVAGVAPGSQADVVLRVWHADLGVTSWEAAQALDLGGVGQSATVTVATGGAGTPPSLPAVLTGMTGFEVSQVIPEPSIAALGLLGAGLLLVRRKK, from the coding sequence ATGAAAAACACTGCGATTATTGTGGCTACGCTGCTGGCGGGTGCCGCTGCTTATGGCCAGGGAACGGTGAACTTCGCCAACCGTTCGGTGGGCGTGTTCGAGGCGCCGGTGACCTACAACGGTGAGCGCATTGCCGGTACTGCAGCGTGGGCTCAGTACTATGCGGGTCCTGCCGGGGGTGCGTTGACGGCCATTGGTGCGCCGGTCAACTTCCGTAGCGGCGCGAATGCCGGCTTCACCTTGGCTGTGCCCGATACGGTGGTTGCGGGCGTGGCACCGGGTTCCCAAGCGGATGTCGTGCTTCGCGTCTGGCACGCCGATCTGGGCGTGACGAGTTGGGAAGCGGCTCAAGCCCTCGATCTGGGTGGTGTCGGTCAATCCGCGACAGTGACCGTGGCGACGGGCGGTGCGGGTACTCCTCCAAGCCTTCCGGCTGTTCTTACCGGAATGACAGGCTTTGAGGTTTCTCAAGTCATCCCCGAGCCTTCCATCGCCGCTCTTGGTCTTCTCGGCGCGGGCTTGCTGCTCGTTCGTCGCAAGAAGTAA
- a CDS encoding NADH-quinone oxidoreductase subunit C, translated as MGNAEAMVAALQEALPGIQVEPMPNPAPSAQHSLRVARDDWPRLARFLRDDPGWRLDYCSNVTGVDWLDRTVKVKVRHGEGEDAREVEESRTEPGCLEVVYHLYSMAGKQGPVVVRVRTPDRTTDTRLPSMTPVWRSCELQEREVFDLFGVQFEGHPDLRRLLMWEGFEDHPMRKDYVEPDDYEYEPTAHDQVRERALAHRAGKERP; from the coding sequence ATGGGGAATGCGGAGGCGATGGTGGCGGCGTTGCAGGAGGCGCTGCCTGGAATTCAGGTCGAGCCCATGCCGAATCCGGCGCCGTCGGCTCAGCACAGTTTGCGGGTGGCGCGAGACGATTGGCCGCGCCTGGCGCGGTTTCTGCGGGACGATCCGGGGTGGCGGCTGGACTACTGTTCGAATGTGACGGGGGTGGACTGGCTGGATCGGACGGTGAAGGTGAAGGTGCGGCACGGGGAAGGGGAGGACGCCAGGGAGGTGGAGGAAAGCCGCACGGAGCCGGGCTGTCTGGAGGTGGTGTATCACCTCTATTCGATGGCGGGGAAGCAGGGCCCGGTGGTGGTGCGGGTTCGGACGCCGGACCGGACGACGGACACCCGGCTGCCTTCGATGACCCCGGTTTGGCGGAGTTGCGAGCTGCAGGAGCGGGAGGTGTTCGATCTTTTCGGGGTCCAGTTCGAAGGGCATCCGGATTTGCGGCGGTTGCTGATGTGGGAGGGATTCGAAGATCATCCGATGCGGAAGGACTACGTTGAGCCGGACGACTACGAGTACGAGCCGACGGCGCATGACCAGGTGCGCGAACGGGCCCTGGCGCATCGCGCCGGAAAGGAGCGGCCGTGA
- a CDS encoding glycoside hydrolase family 13 translates to MTSGRYGAHRNLREVRFFCVAETATAVSVVGDFNEWEPGANPMTQTPDGAWAATVALRHGHHRYAFWVDGQLTLDPRAQGVTRNDRGERVSLVPVS, encoded by the coding sequence GTGACCTCCGGACGGTATGGCGCGCACCGGAACCTGCGGGAGGTGCGGTTCTTCTGCGTGGCAGAGACGGCGACGGCCGTGAGCGTGGTCGGGGATTTCAACGAGTGGGAGCCGGGGGCGAATCCGATGACGCAGACGCCGGACGGGGCATGGGCGGCCACGGTGGCATTGCGGCACGGGCACCATCGATATGCGTTCTGGGTGGACGGGCAATTGACGTTGGATCCGCGGGCGCAGGGAGTGACGCGGAACGACCGGGGCGAACGCGTCTCGTTGGTGCCGGTGAGCTAG
- a CDS encoding 4Fe-4S dicluster domain-containing protein has protein sequence MLGLGLLKGLTVTGRNFVGSYFDRDRLTTVQYPEERVPLRERFRQFPFLVYDGEDEAAGLRCVACQICEKECPPQCIYIEKSKDKKPDHLGKPQFYPAVFNIDVSVCMSCQICVEVCPFEAIKMDQEFELSTTDRFGGLLYDKHQLARSNVYFGKIRPTEAGEIDAQREAERAKAAAKAKARDG, from the coding sequence ATGCTAGGACTCGGACTGCTCAAGGGCCTGACGGTGACGGGGCGAAATTTTGTGGGCTCGTATTTCGACCGGGACCGGTTGACGACGGTGCAGTACCCGGAGGAACGGGTGCCGTTGCGGGAGCGGTTCCGTCAGTTTCCGTTTCTCGTGTATGACGGGGAGGACGAGGCGGCGGGTCTGCGGTGTGTGGCGTGCCAGATCTGCGAGAAGGAGTGTCCGCCGCAGTGCATCTACATCGAGAAGAGCAAGGACAAGAAGCCGGATCACCTGGGCAAGCCCCAGTTTTATCCGGCGGTGTTCAACATCGATGTCTCGGTCTGCATGAGCTGCCAGATCTGTGTCGAGGTGTGCCCGTTCGAGGCCATCAAGATGGATCAGGAGTTTGAATTGAGCACAACCGACCGGTTCGGGGGCCTGCTCTACGACAAGCATCAGCTGGCGCGGTCGAACGTCTATTTCGGGAAGATCCGCCCGACAGAAGCCGGGGAGATCGATGCGCAGCGGGAGGCCGAACGGGCGAAGGCGGCGGCCAAGGCGAAGGCCAGGGATGGGTAG
- a CDS encoding NADH-quinone oxidoreductase subunit D, with translation MGPQHPSTHGVFRMDVVLDGETVVKLKPVFGYLHRNHEKIAESTSYLGSMPYTDRLDYFCSLTNNWAYALAVEKLAGLAVPERAEYLRVITAELTRLQNHTCLAGFLMQDMGASGTPLMYGFRERERILDLFEALTGARMMCNYMRFGGCRCDVPSGWIEEVRQVVDGYPRFLDEFEALLTGNEILMARTQQVGVLSPELAVSAGITGPMLRATGVDYDLRKVDGYGIYPRFEFRVPLGDHGDTYDRYMMRILEMRESLSILRQALDGIPDGPVMDPKAKLRGFRPKAGEAYGRIEAPKGELGFYLISDGGPNPYRYRVRPPSLINLTVLEDLCLGHNVADTVIILGSIDIVLGEVDR, from the coding sequence ATGGGGCCGCAGCATCCCTCGACGCACGGGGTGTTCCGGATGGATGTGGTGCTGGACGGGGAGACCGTGGTGAAGCTGAAGCCGGTCTTCGGGTATCTGCATCGGAACCACGAGAAGATCGCGGAATCGACCTCGTATCTGGGGTCGATGCCGTACACCGACCGGCTCGACTACTTCTGTTCGCTGACCAACAACTGGGCGTACGCGCTGGCGGTCGAGAAGCTGGCGGGGCTGGCGGTGCCCGAGCGGGCGGAGTATTTGCGGGTCATCACCGCAGAATTGACGCGGTTGCAGAATCACACCTGTCTGGCGGGTTTCCTGATGCAGGACATGGGCGCTTCGGGAACGCCGCTGATGTACGGCTTCCGGGAGCGGGAACGGATCCTGGACCTGTTCGAGGCCCTCACCGGGGCGCGGATGATGTGCAACTACATGCGATTCGGCGGATGCCGGTGCGATGTGCCGTCCGGGTGGATCGAGGAGGTGCGGCAGGTGGTGGACGGGTATCCGCGGTTTCTGGACGAGTTCGAGGCTTTGTTGACGGGCAACGAGATTCTGATGGCGCGAACCCAGCAGGTGGGCGTGCTGTCGCCCGAACTGGCGGTCAGCGCGGGCATCACGGGTCCGATGCTGCGGGCCACGGGGGTGGATTACGATCTGCGCAAGGTGGACGGGTACGGCATCTATCCGCGGTTCGAGTTCCGGGTGCCGTTGGGTGACCACGGGGACACGTACGACCGCTACATGATGCGGATCCTGGAGATGCGGGAGTCGCTGTCGATCCTGCGCCAGGCGCTCGATGGCATTCCGGACGGGCCGGTGATGGATCCGAAGGCCAAGCTGCGCGGATTCCGCCCCAAGGCGGGCGAGGCGTACGGCCGGATTGAGGCGCCCAAGGGGGAGCTGGGTTTCTATCTGATCAGCGATGGCGGGCCGAATCCGTACCGGTACCGGGTGCGGCCACCGAGCCTGATCAACCTGACGGTCCTCGAGGATCTCTGTCTGGGACACAACGTGGCGGATACCGTGATCATCCTGGGCAGCATTGATATTGTCCTTGGGGAAGTGGACCGCTGA
- a CDS encoding NADH-quinone oxidoreductase subunit B, whose product MEPQPQPVPNDALRAQGVIVTSLEDLYNWGRRNSVWPLQFGLACCAIEMIATTMARFDMARFGSEVFRPSPRQADLMIVSGTVTKKMVPQIVRLYNQMAEPKYVVAMGACAISGGPFKQGYNVLKGIDRYIPVDVHIPGCPPRPEALLHALMTLQEKIGSQRLTGEDRPRHLRAEAPSEFAIPVHGKHDIEPPCNPEVWSAPSGAPGAAAGGGGTTEPGAGGGR is encoded by the coding sequence ATGGAGCCGCAACCTCAGCCTGTCCCCAACGATGCGCTCCGTGCGCAGGGGGTGATCGTCACGTCGCTGGAGGATCTCTACAACTGGGGTCGTCGGAACTCGGTGTGGCCGTTGCAGTTCGGATTGGCCTGTTGCGCCATTGAGATGATTGCCACGACGATGGCCCGCTTCGACATGGCGCGGTTTGGGTCGGAGGTGTTTCGTCCGTCGCCACGCCAGGCCGACCTGATGATTGTTTCGGGGACGGTGACCAAGAAGATGGTCCCGCAGATCGTGCGGCTCTACAACCAGATGGCGGAGCCGAAGTATGTGGTGGCCATGGGGGCGTGCGCGATTTCCGGCGGTCCATTCAAGCAGGGGTACAACGTGCTGAAAGGGATTGATCGGTACATTCCGGTGGATGTGCATATTCCCGGATGTCCGCCCCGACCGGAGGCGCTGTTGCACGCGTTGATGACCTTGCAGGAGAAGATCGGGTCGCAGCGGTTGACTGGCGAGGATCGGCCCCGCCATCTGCGGGCCGAGGCGCCCAGCGAATTTGCCATCCCGGTCCATGGGAAGCACGACATCGAACCCCCCTGCAATCCGGAGGTCTGGAGCGCGCCTTCGGGTGCGCCTGGAGCTGCTGCCGGCGGGGGGGGCACGACGGAGCCAGGTGCGGGAGGGGGACGATGA
- a CDS encoding competence/damage-inducible protein A has product MNVELINTGSELMLGRVLNSHQRWLCRRLADIGRPVTRQVAVADTAVAIGDAVSEGLRRAELVITTGGLGPTADDVTRERVAGLLGRRLVENADARAGILAFFAARGRAVPDRVLVQALVPEGATVLPNANGTAPGLAIGVEEGRFGPHAAWLIMLPGPPRELYPMFDGQVLPLLPQVLPPSVPFHCVTLRTTGLGESWVEEQLDPHLASWRERGLEIGYCARTGEVDVRLVARGAEGAALVGGAAVMVREQLGPAVYGTGDEAIESAVIALAANRGARLTVAESCTGGLLAHRLTNVPGASAVFWGGWIAYDNQAKQGLLGVDAALLREQGAVSEACAAAMAEGALARAGATHAVAITGIAGPSGGSPEKPVGTVYIGLAQAGRCTEVLQRLHPYDRETFKQVTTQHALDALRRRLLP; this is encoded by the coding sequence GTGAATGTCGAACTGATCAACACCGGGTCCGAGCTGATGCTCGGCCGTGTCCTCAACAGCCATCAACGCTGGCTTTGCCGGCGCCTTGCCGACATCGGTCGCCCGGTCACGCGCCAGGTGGCCGTTGCCGACACCGCCGTGGCCATTGGCGATGCCGTGTCGGAAGGATTGAGGCGGGCGGAACTGGTGATCACCACGGGGGGCTTGGGTCCGACGGCGGATGACGTGACCCGCGAGCGGGTGGCCGGGTTGCTGGGGCGGCGGTTGGTGGAGAACGCGGACGCGAGGGCGGGCATCCTGGCGTTCTTCGCCGCGCGGGGACGGGCGGTGCCGGATCGGGTGCTGGTGCAGGCGTTGGTTCCCGAAGGGGCGACGGTCCTGCCCAATGCCAACGGGACGGCTCCCGGACTGGCCATCGGGGTGGAGGAGGGACGGTTCGGTCCGCATGCCGCGTGGTTGATCATGCTGCCCGGGCCGCCGCGGGAACTGTACCCCATGTTCGACGGGCAGGTTCTTCCGCTGCTGCCACAGGTGCTGCCGCCGTCCGTGCCGTTTCATTGCGTGACGTTGCGGACCACCGGGTTGGGCGAGTCGTGGGTGGAAGAGCAGTTGGATCCCCATCTCGCATCCTGGAGGGAGCGGGGCCTCGAGATCGGCTACTGCGCGCGCACGGGCGAGGTGGATGTTCGGTTGGTGGCGCGAGGCGCGGAGGGTGCGGCCCTGGTGGGCGGCGCGGCTGTCATGGTGCGGGAGCAGCTGGGTCCCGCAGTTTACGGGACCGGCGACGAAGCGATCGAATCGGCGGTCATTGCCCTCGCGGCGAATCGCGGTGCCAGGCTGACCGTCGCCGAGTCCTGCACGGGCGGCCTGCTGGCCCATCGCCTGACCAACGTGCCCGGGGCGTCCGCGGTGTTTTGGGGCGGTTGGATCGCCTACGACAACCAGGCCAAGCAGGGATTGCTCGGGGTCGATGCGGCATTGTTGCGGGAACAGGGCGCGGTGAGCGAGGCGTGCGCGGCGGCCATGGCGGAAGGCGCCCTGGCCCGTGCCGGCGCCACGCATGCCGTGGCGATCACCGGCATTGCGGGGCCCTCGGGCGGTTCACCGGAAAAGCCTGTGGGAACCGTGTACATCGGCTTGGCTCAGGCGGGTCGGTGCACCGAAGTGCTGCAGCGGTTGCATCCGTACGACCGGGAGACGTTCAAGCAAGTGACCACCCAGCACGCCTTGGATGCGCTTCGCCGGCGCCTGTTGCCGTGA